From the Colletotrichum lupini chromosome 10, complete sequence genome, one window contains:
- a CDS encoding serine carboxypeptidase, whose amino-acid sequence MMLQRLLVSLFAGAAVPAIAGVLPPRQAPSAAEGVTTITSPGGSQIRYKQPGKDGVCETTPGVNSYSGYIDIAPDVHVFFWFFESRRDPANDPVTLWLNGGPGSDSLIGLFEEIGPCEVVENMTTVLRDYAWNEISNVLFLSQPVGTGFSYSEKEVGFLDPTYLLVDKEPETSDEREGRWSVIDPTKEDTSRLAAVTCWEVVQGFYDALPQLSSSNISSIDFHLWAESFGGHWGPAFYTLFNERNSELEQSTPVGRKLNLKSLGIVNGIVDEHVQTKYLLDFTRGENNGYGVDLINDTIYKYGKWNRDRPGGCQEKLDYCDYLERDSIVRRSACSAAQFICQSDVEGMYYTFNLEGRGTYDIRFPPDNWRPWLNTAQAQNALGVDLNYTSSNLLYTAYTLSGDFAVGYLPDVEKLLELDVQVSLVYGDADYICNWLGGEALSLTANWSGAEKFRDAGYTSLMVDGEAYGETRQYGKLSFTRVWNAGHEIPSAAFQIFNRTSNRFDIATGQIRINPDR is encoded by the exons ATGATGCTTCAAAGATTGCTGGTGTCTCTTTTCGCTGGGGCAGCAGTCCCCGCCATCGCAGGTGTATTGCCTCCGAGACAAGCACCGAGTGCTGCAGAGGGCGTGACAACCATCACCAGTCCAGGAGGCTCGCAAATACGCTACAAACAGCCTGGAAAGGATGGCGTTTGTGAGACTACCCCTGGAGTCAACTCTTACAGTGGATACATCGATATTGCCCCGGACGTGCATGTCTTCTTCTGGTTCTTTGAGTCGCGCAGAGATCCTGCAAATGATCCG GTGACGCTTTGGCTCAATGGTGGTCCTGGTTCCGATTCCTTAATCGGTCTTTTTGAAGAGATTGGGCCTTGCGAAGTGGTTGAGAACATGACCACCGTACTTCGAGACTACGCTTGGAATGAAATATCAAACGTCTTATTTCTCTCACAACCAGTTGGAACAG GTTTCTCCTACAGCGAGAAAGAGGTGGGGTTTCTTGACCCTACATACCTTCTAGTAGACAAGGAGCCAGAAACCTCCGATGAGCGCGAAGGCCGCTGGTCAGTCATCGACCCTACCAAAGAAGACACCAGTCGTCTGGCTGCTGTCACTTGTTGGGAAGTGGTGCAGGGGTTCTATGACGCCTTGCCGCAGCTAAGCTCTTCTAACATTTCTTCGATCGATTTTCACCTCTGGGCTG AGTCATTCGGAGGGCATTGGGGTCCGGCGTTTTACACCCTATTCAACGAGCGCAACTCTGAACTTGAGCAAAGCACTCCGGTCGGGCGCAAACTCAACTTGAAAAGTCTCGGCATTGTTAACGGCATCGTGGATGAGCACGTGCAGACCAAATACTTGCTTGACTTCACTCGAGGCGAAAACAATGGCTATGGCGTCGATCTCATCAACGACACGATCTATAAATACGGCAAGTGGAACCGAGATCGCCCTGGCGGCTGCCAAGAGAAGCTTGACTACTGTGACTATCTTGAACGCGACTCAATTGTTCGACGGTCGGCTTGTTCTGCCGCGCAATTCATCTGCCAATCCGATGTTGAGGGCATGTACTACACTTTCAACCTGGAAGGCCGAGGAACCTATGATATC CGATTCCCACCTGACAACTGGCGA CCCTGGCTGAACACCGCCCAAGCACAAAACGCGCTTGGTGTTGATCTGAACTACACGTCAAGCAATCTGCTCTACACTGCTTACACCCTTTCAGGTGACTTTGCGGTTGGATATCTTCCGGATGTTGAAAAGCTTCTTGAACTTGATGTACAGGTGTCGTTAGTTTACGGTGATGCTGACTACATCTGCAACTGGCTGGGAGGCGAGGCGCTCTCACTCACGGCCAACTGGTCCGGGGCTGAGAAATTCCGCGACGCAGGCTACACCAGCTTGATGGTGGATGGTGAAGCCTATGGCGAAACTAGGCAATACGGAAAACTTAGCTTCACTCGAGTGTGGAATGCTGGACATGAGATACCTT CTGCTGCTTTCCAGATCTTCAACAGAACCAGTAATCGTTTCGATATCGCCACGGGACAAATCAGGATCAACCCTGATA GATAG
- a CDS encoding fungal specific transcription factor domain-containing protein, translating to MESSNTQRRITKRSSYACSRCRRQKIKCSGLHPCNNCTQRRLTCIFDERDNKVMVTQGYLSELQQKVAQLERAQARALVEESLRHADGDDDAVACREDDPNNPSRFDERRRSYHTPDGTGGNSPPGDGDGPDLTNPLTATPSRFCMSESNGQPYFLGSSSNWSFSRQVLSVTHEHVCQSPLPTNSLLFDGFAYDLGWDGSRTTQMLDNRLIPSHDYAIFLINAVKFHCGQMFHLFEEEEFMFHMQTFYGKSSTDRAEKNSLWYIHFLVILAFGKSLIQRKTHGNNRPAGADFFVRALQLLPDVTALCKEPIMSTEILCSMAWYYQALDFRHAAHNFIGQAKSVAMNHGMHTDMPIMDLGPGLVQRCRKIWWTVYVLDRQMTSLMGLPQSTLDEGVFCQLPSYPGSVHRTTALSMQIKFARIIAEISSTVYGAKGRLNKKFVLSTKAVLQSIVAVADELRTSFPLFADERFDGISRLSAHLHLLYYQRFDSPLEADSLMASPKVRNPLQMCAESGIQILNILDRLRAQGLLDLDSLFVSTVALLVARGVDSRLIESQVPWLDKSHAIIEEMVASGNLIAEFRKNEMQKLEEMLLEFDVTRPRLLADSTTIVAQQQQQSVPLPDWQQPTDAPASLPPALLPAETGLPLSQETMLPAYRELSKDSSSQAEDLTTQQIIDVVNSIEWEDNEWMSFTMVQDEA from the exons ATGGAGTCGTCTAACACTCAACGACGTATCACGAAACGATCATCTTACGC CTGCTCGCGATGTCGGAGGCAAAAGATCAAGTGCTCAGGCCTTCACCCGTGCAACAATTGCACGCAGAGGCGGTTGACATGTATCTTTGACGAGCGGGACAACAAGGTTATGGTAACGCAGGG ATATCTATCCGAGTTGCAACAAAAAGTGGCACAGTTGGAGCGCGCTCAAGCAAGGGCATTAGTGGAGGAAAGCTTGAGGCATGCCGATGGCGACGATGATGCCGTCGCGTGTCGTGAAG ATGATCCAAATAACCCGTCACGCTTCGATGAGCGCAGACGAAGTTATCACACGCCAGACGGGACAGGCGGAAACTCACCACCTGGAGATGGAGATGGCCCAGACTTGACAAACCCTCTGACTGCAACGCCATCTCGATTCTGCATGTCTGAGTCTAATGGACAACCGT ACTTCCTTGGCTCTTCTTCAAACTGGTCCTTTTCCCGTCAAGTCCTAAGCGTCACACACGAACACGTCTGCCAATCTCCTCTTCCAACAAACAGCCTCCTTTTCGACGGCTTCGCCTACGACCTCGGCTGGGACGGCTCCAGAACGACGCAGATGCTGGACAACAGACTCATACCGAGTCACGACTATGCCATCTTCCTCATCAATGCCGTCAAGTTTCACTGCGGGCAAATGTTCCATCTCTTTGAGGAGGAAGAGTTCATGTTCCACATGCAGACGTTTTACGGCAAGTCCTCAACGGACCGGGCAGAGAAGAATAGCCTCTGGTACATCCACTTCCTCGTGATTTTGGCTTTTGGTAAGAGCCTCATCCAGAGAAAAACGCATGGGAACAACAGACCGGCCGGGGCAGATTTCTTCGTGCGGGCGTTGCAGCTTCTTCCTGATGTGACGGCGCTCTGTAAGGAGCCTATCATGTCTACGGAGATTCTATGCTCGATGGCGTGGTATTATCAAGCGCTGGACTTTCGACATGCTGCGCACAACTTT ATTGGGCAAGCCAAAAGCGTGGCAATGAACCATGGGATGCACACAGATATGCCAATAATGGACTTGGGTCCAGGCCTAGTCCAACGATGTCGCAAGATCTGGTGGACAGTCTACGTTCTCGACCGGCAGATGACTTCTCTTATGGGGTTGCCTCAGTCGACTCTGGACGAGGGCGTCTTTTGCCAGCTCCCATCCTATCCGGGTTCTGTTCACCGCACCACCGCACTGAGCATGCAGATCAAGTTTGCTCGAATCATTGCGGAGATAAGTAGCA CCGTCTACGGCGCGAAAGGCCGCCTAAACAAGAAATTTGTTCTGAGCACAAAGGCGGTGCTGCAAAGCATCGTTGCTGTGGCCGATGAGCTGCGTACTTCATTTCCCCTATTTGCCGATGAGCGTTTCGACGGCATTTCGAGACTTTCTGCCCACCTGCATCTCCTATACTACCAG AGATTCGACTCTCCACTTGAGGCCGACTCGTTGATGGCATCGCCAAAAGTTCGGAATCCGCTTCAGATGTGCGCCGAGTCCGGGATCCAGATTCTAAACATCCTCGACCGTCTGAGAGCGCAGGGACTCCTCG ATCTAGACTCGCTCTTCGTATCGACAGTCGCCCTGCTCGTCGCCCGCGGGGTCGACTCGCGTCTGATAGAGAGCCAAGTCCCCTGGCTCGATAAATCGCACGCCATCATCGAAGAAATGGTAGCCAGCGGCAACCTCATCGCCGAGTTCAGGAAGAACGAGATGCAGAAACTGGAGGAGATGCTCCTCGAGTTCGACGTCACCCGACCGAGGCTATTAGCCGACTCGACAACCATTGTcgcacagcagcagcaacagtcAGTACCACTACCAGACTGGCAACAACCGACAGACGCACCAGCCTCTCTCCCACCGGCCCTTCTGCCGGCGGAGACGGGATTGCCACTGAGTCAAGAGACAATGCTGCCGGCGTACAGAGAGTTGAGCAAAGACAGCAGTAGTCAGGCAGAGGACTTGACGACGCAGCAAATTATAGACGTCGTTAATTCAATAGAGTGGGAAGACAATGAGTGGATGTCATTCACAATGGTCCAGGATGAAGCATGA